A window of Phragmites australis chromosome 2, lpPhrAust1.1, whole genome shotgun sequence genomic DNA:
CCTTCCTTCGTACACCTCTCTCTTGCCCCCACACCATCCCCGACAAGGCAACAACCTCTCCGGCGGCGAAGCCGATGGAGGCCAGCTCCGGCGACGACGCTCCGAAACGCAACCCTCTCCCGTCCGCGCTCGTCTCCAACCTCCAGTCCGTGCTCGCCGCGCGCCGCCCGCCCCCGGCCGATGACGTCGgcaccgccgccggcgaggcggaggcggaggcggaggcccCAGCGGCGGAGGCTTCCGACGCCACAGCGGGAGATGGAGCCCCGGAGAGGCCTGTCGTCCTGCTGACCTGCGCCAGCGGGATCCGGTCGCCGGGTCTCGCGGCTCTCGTCGACGCCCTCGTCGCCGGCGGCTGCTGCGACGTCCACGTGTGCGCCCCCGAATCGTATGCCCCACCaacccgcccgcccgcccggcTTGTTGATTTCGCCTTGCATTGGTCTTTTGACCGCGGAATAGTCTTCGTTTCGGTTGGATGTGTTGTGAGCTTGTAGAAACTAACTAATTTCGTCGCTCTGTGATTCTAGAACTAAACTAATCTGTGGCCCTTTCTTGATTCAAAGGGATAAGCTAGCTTGCGGCCATTCAATTACCATCCGTGAGACCATCACCGCGACATCCGTGGATTTCACAGGGGCGAAAGCTTTTGAGATATCTGGTGAGGGTTATTCATTCATACCGTTCTCGAGTTATTTCTgtgcataatattttatttctgTGCTGACTTTGATGATTGCTAATGAAGGCACACCGGTGGATTGCGTCTCATTAGCATTATCTGGGAGGCTGTTTTCTTGGTCGGCACCGGCTTTGGTATCGTACTTGTGAGCTATGTTTATTGTTGAGAACCTGGATTTCCTGAGCATGTCATCAACTCATCATTGAGGATGATTTCATTTGGTTAATACAGGTGATCAGCGGTATCAACGCAGGGCCAAATTGCGGATATGAGATGTATGCTCTTGTTTCAGAAGTGATCCATTTATTGtttgttttctattttgttATTAATTCATTGCTGAATTCTGCAGGTTCCACTCTTCTGCCATTGCTGCCGCAAGGGAGGCCTTAATGTATGGGGTGCCTTCAATTGCAATCTCATTGAATTGGTGGGCATGCCTACACTTTTGTTGAATttatatttcaaattttctaCATCATTAATATGATTGTTCTATCCAATAACACAAGCTAACAATATGTGTTGGGTATATGTGACTAGGAAGAAGGATGAAAGCAAAGACAGTGACTTCAAGGATGCAGCTCAAGCATGTTTGCCATTGATAAGTGCTGCCTTGGCAGACATTGAGAAAGGAACTTTCCTCAGAGGGTGCCTGCTGAATATTGGGGTTCCAAACTCACCATCTGCAAATAAGGTTATTTTGTGAATGGTACTCTGAACCCTAAACTCCACTTTAGGGTGAATAGCAACACCATAGCTCTTGGATTACACGAACTCCTTTTACTTCTTTCACTTCGAAACTTAGATGGAAGCATATCTGGACCACTGTTGCTGCTGGCTAGAAAAATAAGCTCGATTTAAAAACATCATTTACTACTTTAATCTCCTTGGGAGTTTAGTTTAAAGACAAAGAAATGAGATTCCACATCACAGAGCATTAGCTGTTTGCCATGTTGATGTCAGACAAAAAAGGTGCATCTGCTGCCTGCACCATTGAAGGTTTAAGAAATCAATAAACTACAGTGAAGCTGCACTGTTTTGGCAAATGcgtccttttttttaaaaaaaatacataaatatatttttagctgTGTTTTGTCACCAGTAGTTCTCTTGTATCAACATACTGTATCAGAATATAGTCCTGTGAACATGTGAAACTGTGATATCTTGACTCTGAACTCCCTTAAGTACCATGGCATGTCAGATGTATCCCACTGTGGCAAAGCACTGTCTCATTTTGTGGCCTAATGGGTTAATAGCTTCTTCTCTGCATTATAAGTTCATAACTTAACTTCAACTGCTGAGCTGAACAGAATGATCAGCCATGTAGGCATTACCTTAGTGGCTTATCCACAAGCGCAACAATATGCCTCATTATTTCTTCATAAGAATTATGAGAATTGTAAGTTCACTAATTTATATGTAAGGCATGTCAACATTATTAATTAGAAGGACAACTATGATTTGTGGACATATTGATAATGGTGAACCACTTCACTTTACTTTAGCTTGAGTTAATTTGCATTCTTTCTGACAACTGTGATAGAAGAAACCTATAGCACGGACATAGTTTGGTTCTCTTtttaaatgtaattacttttaaaTTGTATATCTCATGATGCCAGGGTTTCAAGTTGACCAAACAGAGCGTATATAGTCCTGCTCAAAGTTGGCAAGCTGTGTCAACAAGCAGACCTTCATCTGCTGCTCACTTCATGGGCATGCATCAAAGCCTCGGTATTCAGCTGGCGCAGCTTGGGAAGGATGCGTCTGCAGCAGTAAGAAGACAATTCTTTTATGCCACAGAAATTTGTTACATCCTCATTAgcacatttctttaattgattTTTGCTTTCATCTTCAGGGAGCTGCACGTAGAGTTAATGCTCAGCGAAAGATAGTCGAGGTTGAGTCTGTTGCAGCTGCTGGGAAACAAGAGGTTCGAGAAGTAGTAAAGAAATTATTCCGTGCTGAGgtaattacattttctagtGGAGTCGAGAGCATGTTTCCAATCACATATGTAATATCCTCAAAGCATTCTGAGCATTATTTTCTTCTCTGCTTACATCAAAATGCAGTTCATTGAGAAGCAACATGAAGATTTAGATGAAGATATCGATTTGAGAGCATTGGAGAATGGATTtgtgagctctctctctctctctctctctctctctctctctctctctctctagtgtGGTGTGTCGTGTGTGTCCCTTTCAAAATGCCTAATTGTTTACCCCTCATTATACAACCTACAGATATCTGTCACTCCTCTGAATGTGCATGGGTATGTGGAGCCTGAAATTGGAGCCCCAGCTTCAGAATGGCTCTCAGCAGCTGTGTCTCTTGACAAAGAAAAGGAAGCTTCTCCAGCTATAGCTGACCAACAAGATGCTCCGCTTGCAGCTGAGGAAAAGGAAGCTCCTTCAGCAACCTGACGATGGCGATCTTTTCTCTCCTTTCTTATTGGTTTGATTTGTCAAGTCTTCTGCACGAGATATTTGTTCAGTGCAATGTCTATTTTTTGTTCATCCTCTACCGATTGCCCGTTTCCTTGGCCATGCAAAATGATTTGCATGCCGGAGCCTTAACCATGTAGGCGATGGCGTCCACTAGATGAGTACTGCCAGCCCCACTATTTTTTCAGTGTGGTTTGTTCCAGAAAGGTGTTGTATTCAGCATGTGATGGATGTGATTGATTTTGGTTGTTCCCATCTGAACAATGGCCACCGAATGTATTTTGACCGCATGTAATCTGAAATGGAATTGCAACCATTTAATGTAGCAACGTCATCTTGAATTCTGTATTTGCATCTAAGCATAATCTTGTCAGTTTTTTATGCTAGTGATTTGTAACGTGAGAAATCACAAATTATGCAGAAACGCAAGGCTCCGGTCTTTTGCGACATCGCCTCCAATGTTGCGTGTAGACCAAACCAGCTGGTTTCGTCTGAATGGCCAAACAGCCAGCTTCGGTAGTCTGGCATTAAGAAGTCCAGCATCACAACGATAATATACTGTCACCAGATAAATATGCAGAAGATTGCCACCAATTAGGAAGACAAACATTATTCCATTGAATCCAAAAATGATGACAGCATGTGTACGAATATCCGAGATTTCAGTTGAAATTTCACTTGATATACATTTCATGTGATAGAAAGGGTTCGTGGATTGTACAGTTGAAACGGCCCAGAATCCCAGCGTGGATCGGCCGAAAACGACACATTTCACTTTTGAGTACGGGGAACAAGCTTTTGTACATCCCTTTTTCGCCGAAGGCATTTTTACATCCCTAACACTACAAAAGAGCGTGCGAAATCTTTTTGCTTCAGCTTCCCCGATGCCATCAATGAGAGAAAAGTAGAAGGCAGCAGTAACTGTTCAGTTCTGCAGTACCTAGCAGTCTTCCATTGCCATTTGCCAAGCCACCCAGGGGCTCACTCTCGGTCTCAGCTGAAGCTGGTACACTGTTTTTTACACCTTTTGCTATTTTTACAGATATTCACAATAAATATGAACTCTGGCTTGGACAAAATAAACCAATGTGCATTTCTTCAATGCTCACATCATCAAACGAAGACTGCAGGCTGACTACTCTGAATCAATCCTAAATCTTTGTAGACCAACGTGTTCACTTGAGCTACCTGTTGACAAGCCCCTCTCCTTATTGTGGCCAGTTCTACCTACTCTTAAAGGACCTGAACTTGAATATCGTCGGAAAGAACCAGAGGCATCCAGAGCATCATAATGTGCTGATGAACTGAACCGCTCGGCAGATAGCGCTGGGTCGACGTCCATATCCAGACTAGCTCTACTCACAATATCAGCATCCTGGATATGCAAATCTTGGCTAAAGCTTGTGGATTCGTTGAACTCACTGCCTTCGTTGCATACCAACTTCAGAGCCTGAACAACTTCCCCCATAAATGGGCGCTGATCCACCTCAGGCTGAACGCACATAGAAGCAATGGCTGCTACTTTTGCAATGCTGTCAAATGGGACGCTATTCCCAAGTGAAGGATCTATGATTGTTTCCAAACCATCCCTGTTTGTCAGAAGAGAACTAGCCCATGCGACTAAGTTCTCTTGCCCTGGAGGTCTTGACATATCTACCGGTTTCCTTCCTgtaagaagctcaagaagaacaacaCCATAGCTGTAGACATCACTCTTTACTAGAAGATGCCCGGTCATTGCATATTCAGGAGCAACATACCTAAGAATAATCgatcataaatatataataaGTTGAGGATATTAAATCGGCTATGGAAGAGTAAAGAAAATGAGTTCAGATTCAACATACCCAAAGGTTCCCATAACACGAGTTGAAATATGCTCGTTTCCCTCACCCAAAGCTGTTCTTGCTAGGCCAAAGTCTGAAACCTTTGGGGTGAAGTCATGTTCCAATAAGATGTTACTTGACTTGAAGTCACGATGTATGACACGTGGACTTGAATCTTCATGCAAATAAGCAAGTGCACGTGCCGCACCTAGTGCAATTTTTAGCCTAGCATCCCAATCAAGTCGAGCAGCTTCCTTATCTGATCCTGCTTAGAATCACAATATTATTTCATTTCAAAAGTCCATGGATCCATAGTCTCCAAACTTGCCAATTTAGAGAGCAGAAGATATATACCACACAACCCACAAACCATAGTAAGATTTGAAAACACATGTTTGCATTTTGTTGGTATTAAGTATCAACAAATTCAACATAATGATATTCAAAACTAGTACTGATATGTTTTCATATGAGTAGCACCATTATAACAGCTCTATTCCACTACAGAATAGAGTCTGGATTCTCTAGTCAATTAAGTGTTTTGCTCATCTACATCTCTCGCCAAGAAAACGACTAAATAAAGTGATGAAGCAGAAGTTCTTGTGACAATGAAGAAAGTCTTAGAAAGTGAAGtcacagaagaagaaaaaacacacGAATTTACCATGCAAGTGAGATTCCACACTGCCATTTGGAATAAGCTCATATACCAAACACCGGCTATGCTCCTCTGTGCATATACCTATCAGCTTAACCAAGTTCCTGTGATGCAATCGGCTAAGCATCTCAACCTCAGCCAAAAATTCACGGGTACCTTGCTGGTCATCCCTCTTCAGAATCTTGACAGCAACCTGTTCTCCATCCTCAAGAATACCTTCATAGACACGTCCAAAACCACCCTCACCAATAATTCTAGACTCATCAAATCCCTGTGTAGCTCTTTCCATCTCAACCAAGCTAAACGTTTTGGCAGATCCTTTATATGTCACCATGCTTGAGCTGAAGGACGGTGATGCCGAAATAGGTCTGCTACCTAGCCTGCTCCCAACCACTACAGAACCAAGACCTGCATTTCCAATGCAACCATTGAAGGAAAAATGAATAAAATCAGTGCcatgaggttttttttttttgtaaagttGTAACTGTAAGTCTTAAGATTTATCAAAGATGATGCGAGTACTTCTACAGTTCACCCATGAAGCATGAAACAGAACACTTAATCTTCCACAGAAACATTTCTTTTCACTATAGAAGCAACACTTCTCACCTTCTCAGTGCTCAGCTCTTGAAAGCTATAAACAGAATAAGCATCTTAGCTCGCTAGTTTGCAGCACATACTAAGGCCTCAGAATGCCTTTAGGCATGGAAAGGATGATCAATAAGTCATGTTGTTCTCTAACATATACCTATAAAGATGTATTACAATCTGCTGCCAAATGGTTTATGTTTTCACAGAAAAAGGGGCAACTTATGTTTTTAGCAGAAAAGAGGTTCACCAAGCTGCATTTTGCTACGTTTTCAAAGGTGTCACACAGAAAGATAAAAGGTAATAATAATCCATGAACAGAATGTCTTGCTACCTGCAGGTTTTGCTGGCGTAAGTGATGCTTCAGTTAAATGGTTGCAGTTCTTAAGCTTGAAATAAATCGCCAATGCTGCTCCAGAACATAAAATAAAAGCAAAAATACTTGATAGAACAACTATTACAATTATGTCCCTgccttttcttcctctcttaTTTCCCACATCAACAGCAAGGGGGCGTAACCTTGGATCATTTACATTGCTAAGACCATTGTTCATGCTTCCCGCAGCTGCCGGCGGTGACGAAGGAAGACCTGCACGAGTAAATGAAACCATGCGTATCATGACCAGtgttttgaaaggaaaaaaagaaaagagcagCAAGTGAACTATGGACCTGAACAATAAAAAGTGATTTAAGAATCAAGTCAAATACAATCAACAAGATATATCCAAGAGGTTAACATAAGAATCTGATATTAAGTGGAACAACAATAAGTCACTGAGAACTCTCACCTGGGTAAAGAACATATAACACATCATAGTTTCCAAAATGCATAGTGTTTATGATAACCTGCTTATGCCAAAACCTTTCAAATACTAAAAGTGCTGTTGTATTGTCAAATTTTGCTCCCAGTGGCACAAGATCAATAAGGACAACTGTCTTCTCAGGGTCATCAGGTGCAGCATTTGCTCCCATAACACGGACTTGACTTTGATTCATGAGCACTCCAGACGCAATATCCTGCGCAAGTTCCGCGACCAGTGTAAAGAACGTGTACAATGCTATACCAAAACGAAGCTCGACTTTTATTGGCAACACACAGAGACATATTGTCCCCGGAGGAGTATTGGTCAGAGGATCTTGACAGGATAATGCCGTGCAGTCTAGCAAAACCAAAACGAAGATGAATGAACCACAGATAAGCAATGAGTAGCTGACTAATGTAGAGAAACTTTGCATTGATGAATTCAAATGGAACAAAGTATCCTCAGCATACATGAATTTGGTGGTGGAGGTAGCAACACTTGATTAGGGGCTGGTGCCAAAGCCTTGGGCTTTTTAAATGCAGGACTGTCAGGTGGATGCACAGGCGGTAGATCAGGTCCTGCATAGGTGTAATGGTATTGAGAAACCAGATTATATAGTTACATTCATATTAAAGCCATGGAAATCTAGATTACTTCCAGCCCCTGTTGGAGTTAACATTATCAAGGCGGAATCCCTTTTGACATATTTATAAAAGGTTGGAAATTTACTTGAGGCCTGTGTTACTAATATTACAAACACATTCAGATGCACATACCAGGGAAGGATAGTATGCGTATTCATGTTAAGAATGAGTCCCGATCCTGCTATGGATTAAATATTGGACTCTCAATCAAGTAACCATAGACTATTCTTGCACTAGAAATGTCTGTCATCTATTTATTTGCATGAGATGTCTTAAGACTTTCATGTTTCAACACTCAATGATGGCGGCATGCATGATTGAGCTTAAGTCTAACCAAACTTAACATGTTAGTACCTTCGACAAAATGAGGTGGTGCTTGTTTGGGACTGTTCTTAGGACATATGGCTGGAGCGTTTGTAGGGGCTAGAACAAATGAGGCAATGTAACAAGAGTGttcaaacaaataaatctaACCTGGAGAATACGATGGCGAATGATATTGTCGGGGATGGTGTGGAGCATATGCAGGATTTCCTTGTCCCTTTCCTTTTGATGGAGGCAAACGTACAGGTGCAGGTGCAGGTGCAGGACTATGATGTAAACCAGAATGCCCATGGCTTGGTGCAGAAGCATTATTAGTTTTATGCGGAGCAGGACTTATAACAGGTAAGGAACCTGCATCAAACATCAATTGACTGAGATGAATGCATTTATTTTTAGTAGTGTTTCCAGTAGGTGCGTGCCTTTGTGGTGTCTATGATTTGCAGGTGGTAAATGGCTGGAATGTTCCTCTGGAGGTGCCGCAACTGGAATGCCAGGTCCTTTCCTATGGATGATGGGGGACTTCGAGGGAGAAACAGCAGGTCCTGCACGACATAACTTCAT
This region includes:
- the LOC133908583 gene encoding uncharacterized protein LOC133908583, which translates into the protein MEASSGDDAPKRNPLPSALVSNLQSVLAARRPPPADDVGTAAGEAEAEAEAPAAEASDATAGDGAPERPVVLLTCASGIRSPGLAALVDALVAGGCCDVHVCAPESDKLACGHSITIRETITATSVDFTGAKAFEISGTPVDCVSLALSGRLFSWSAPALVISGINAGPNCGYEMFHSSAIAAAREALMYGVPSIAISLNWKKDESKDSDFKDAAQACLPLISAALADIEKGTFLRGCLLNIGVPNSPSANKGFKLTKQSVYSPAQSWQAVSTSRPSSAAHFMGMHQSLGIQLAQLGKDASAAGAARRVNAQRKIVEVESVAAAGKQEVREVVKKLFRAEFIEKQHEDLDEDIDLRALENGFISVTPLNVHGYVEPEIGAPASEWLSAAVSLDKEKEASPAIADQQDAPLAAEEKEAPSAT